A portion of the Collinsella aerofaciens genome contains these proteins:
- a CDS encoding DUF2207 domain-containing protein, which translates to MNAPVAQPCRQRRLFARFASVCALVALALLLLPAVAHADGYSMSQTYIGATVEADGSLTVVEGRQFDFGDDINGVYWDINTGSNQQGGSVVVNVLSVEEDDTAFNKVDSANKGDDGVYTVEQSDDGVKIKVFSPHESGDSAIYYVSYSMTGAVMNWADTAELYWKFVGDGWSADSDDVEMEVYFANAAAGTAAVKGDNFRAWGHGPLTGDVSLDADEPMVTYTIPCVHEGEFAEARIAFPSDWVPQLAVSGEKRMSTILSEEKEWADEANARREHARAVAGAIAVVCVVVAVAYTGVIVMLKLRRPKPKPLFQDEYFRDVPSADHPAVLAALMSWNDVPDQAYIATLMKLTDDRVIKLEEATETKKKGLLRREKEEQTYRITVTNEAWKAAKKDGIDRDVLKVFFAGVKPDKDGVRSRTFSELEEYASERTTSVGDKLEDYQSTVKGKLEAREFIASDGTIAMVAGLVLGIIIVFGILGSLIYTDFADANVGAAMISIPVTIVGFVLSCTFRRYTPEGAEVAARCKALKHWLEDFTRLKEAVPSDLILWNKLLVMGVALGVSKEVLRQLAEAVPADLRNSDDFYDNYPCYWWYYHHYGNESPLDSFNDVYHETIRELASSSDSSSGGSGGGFSGGGGGGAGGGGGGTF; encoded by the coding sequence ATGAACGCCCCCGTTGCCCAGCCCTGTCGGCAGCGCCGCCTGTTTGCGCGGTTCGCTTCCGTCTGCGCACTCGTCGCGCTTGCGTTGTTGCTGCTGCCTGCCGTCGCGCACGCCGACGGCTACTCCATGAGCCAAACCTACATCGGCGCCACGGTTGAGGCCGATGGCTCGCTGACCGTTGTCGAGGGACGCCAGTTCGATTTCGGCGATGACATCAACGGCGTGTATTGGGATATCAATACAGGCTCTAACCAGCAAGGCGGCTCGGTGGTCGTCAATGTGCTGAGCGTCGAGGAAGACGACACTGCGTTTAACAAGGTCGACAGCGCAAACAAAGGCGACGACGGCGTTTACACGGTGGAACAGTCCGACGACGGCGTAAAGATTAAGGTGTTCAGCCCCCACGAGAGCGGCGACAGCGCAATCTACTACGTGAGTTATTCCATGACCGGTGCGGTTATGAACTGGGCCGATACCGCCGAGCTTTACTGGAAATTCGTCGGCGACGGCTGGTCGGCGGACTCCGATGACGTCGAGATGGAGGTCTACTTCGCAAATGCCGCTGCCGGGACGGCTGCCGTCAAGGGCGATAACTTCCGCGCATGGGGCCACGGCCCGCTGACGGGCGACGTGTCGCTCGATGCGGACGAGCCCATGGTCACCTATACCATTCCCTGCGTGCATGAGGGCGAATTCGCCGAGGCACGCATCGCCTTCCCCAGCGACTGGGTGCCGCAGCTTGCCGTCTCGGGCGAAAAGCGCATGTCGACGATTCTGAGCGAAGAGAAGGAATGGGCCGACGAGGCCAACGCTCGCCGTGAGCACGCGCGTGCGGTTGCCGGCGCGATTGCCGTGGTGTGTGTTGTCGTGGCGGTTGCCTATACCGGTGTGATCGTGATGCTTAAGCTGCGCAGGCCCAAGCCCAAGCCGCTCTTCCAGGACGAGTACTTCCGCGATGTGCCCTCGGCCGACCATCCCGCGGTGCTTGCAGCTCTCATGAGCTGGAACGATGTGCCCGATCAGGCATATATCGCCACACTGATGAAGCTGACCGACGATCGCGTGATCAAGCTGGAAGAAGCGACCGAGACCAAGAAGAAGGGTCTGCTCCGTCGCGAAAAAGAGGAGCAGACGTATCGCATCACAGTGACCAACGAGGCCTGGAAGGCTGCCAAGAAGGACGGCATCGATCGCGATGTGCTCAAGGTCTTCTTCGCCGGCGTTAAGCCCGATAAAGACGGCGTCCGTTCACGCACGTTTAGCGAGCTGGAGGAGTACGCTAGCGAGCGCACCACATCTGTTGGCGACAAGCTCGAGGACTATCAGAGCACGGTTAAGGGCAAGCTGGAGGCGCGCGAGTTTATCGCATCGGATGGCACTATCGCGATGGTGGCCGGCCTGGTTCTCGGCATCATCATTGTCTTTGGCATTCTGGGCTCTCTGATCTATACCGACTTTGCGGACGCCAACGTCGGCGCCGCTATGATCTCGATTCCCGTCACGATCGTGGGCTTTGTCCTGAGCTGCACCTTCCGTCGATACACGCCGGAGGGCGCCGAGGTGGCGGCTCGCTGCAAGGCGCTCAAGCATTGGCTCGAGGACTTTACGCGTCTGAAGGAGGCCGTTCCCAGCGACCTGATCTTGTGGAACAAGCTGCTGGTGATGGGCGTTGCCCTGGGCGTTTCGAAAGAAGTGCTGCGACAGCTGGCCGAGGCCGTGCCTGCGGATCTGCGCAACAGCGACGATTTCTACGACAACTACCCCTGCTACTGGTGGTATTACCATCACTACGGCAACGAGTCTCCGCTCGATTCGTTCAACGATGTGTATCACGAGACCATCCGCGAGCTGGCTTCGAGTTCCGATAGCTCGAGCGGCGGCAGCGGCGGCGGCTTCTCTGGCGGCGGTGGTGGCGGCGCCGGCGGAGGCGGCGGCGGAACGTTCTAG
- the gluQRS gene encoding tRNA glutamyl-Q(34) synthetase GluQRS produces the protein MTAIKAPSRWSGTRNARPQQLAGHGSVSPTAPRAILVRMDINARNIATPAADAPTTPAAPTPVVGRFAPSPSGRMHLGNVFSCLCAWLSARSQGGSIVLRIEDLDDRCKRPELATQLIDDLAWLGLEWDEGPYYQHDRLDLYEDALRQLQYAGLTYPCFCTRAELHAASAPHASDGTPIYRGACRSLSAEEVARRSALRAPATRLCVPTVDDLADDVIEFVDRTYGAQCEALATECGDFLVRRSDGVFAYQLAVVVDDAAMGVTEVVRGCDLLGSTPRQIYLQHLLGLPTPHYAHIPLLMAPDGRRLSKRDRDLDLGELRARFGTPEALLGWLAGQTGIAPDTTPRSAERLVEHFSWDVIRAHRENITVTAE, from the coding sequence TTGACGGCGATTAAGGCGCCGAGCCGGTGGTCCGGCACGCGCAACGCGCGGCCTCAGCAACTTGCAGGCCACGGCAGCGTCTCCCCCACCGCGCCCCGCGCTATACTCGTCCGCATGGACATCAACGCACGCAACATAGCAACACCCGCCGCCGACGCGCCAACGACGCCGGCCGCCCCCACCCCCGTCGTGGGGCGCTTTGCCCCGTCGCCCTCGGGCCGCATGCACCTGGGCAACGTGTTCAGCTGCCTGTGCGCATGGCTTTCGGCCCGCAGCCAGGGCGGCAGCATCGTGTTACGCATTGAGGACCTGGACGATCGCTGCAAGCGCCCCGAACTTGCCACTCAATTGATTGACGACCTGGCCTGGCTGGGGCTGGAGTGGGACGAAGGCCCCTACTACCAGCACGACCGCCTGGACTTGTACGAGGACGCCCTGCGCCAGTTGCAATACGCCGGCCTCACCTATCCCTGCTTTTGCACGCGCGCCGAGCTCCACGCCGCGAGCGCACCGCACGCGAGCGACGGCACGCCCATCTACCGTGGCGCCTGCCGAAGTCTTTCGGCCGAGGAGGTGGCCCGTCGCAGCGCCCTGCGCGCCCCGGCCACACGTCTGTGCGTGCCCACCGTCGACGACCTCGCAGACGACGTGATCGAATTTGTGGACCGCACGTACGGGGCCCAATGCGAGGCGCTCGCCACCGAGTGCGGCGACTTTTTGGTACGCCGCAGCGACGGCGTGTTTGCCTATCAGCTAGCCGTGGTGGTCGACGACGCTGCCATGGGCGTCACCGAGGTCGTGCGCGGATGCGACCTGCTGGGGTCCACGCCGCGCCAGATCTATCTGCAGCACCTGTTGGGACTGCCCACGCCGCACTACGCACATATTCCGCTGCTCATGGCACCGGACGGCCGCCGCCTTTCCAAACGAGACCGCGATCTGGACCTGGGCGAACTCCGCGCCCGCTTTGGCACGCCTGAAGCGCTGCTGGGCTGGCTCGCCGGGCAAACGGGCATCGCGCCGGACACCACGCCGCGCTCTGCCGAGCGGCTGGTCGAGCACTTTAGCTGGGACGTCATCCGCGCGCACCGAGAGAACATCACTGTAACGGCCGAGTAG
- a CDS encoding response regulator transcription factor, translating to MARILIVEDEEKIARFVTLELEHEGYQVEHAADGRTAVDLALERDYDLILLDVLLPQLSGMEVLRRVRKHKDVPVIMVTARDAVMDKVAGLDAGADDYLTKPFAIEELFARIRVALKRSEAVRAASGVGGIGTGAASDAGGSATAMPPVSDSTQASATPSHAALTVNSVALDPDRREVTVGGSPIALTAREFDVLALLMTHAETVLTRERIAHEALGYDYVGDTNNVDVHIAHLRAKIEDAGGARIIQTVRGVGYVCRA from the coding sequence ATGGCACGGATCTTGATCGTAGAGGACGAGGAGAAAATCGCTCGCTTTGTGACGCTCGAGCTGGAGCACGAGGGCTACCAGGTGGAACACGCCGCCGATGGCCGCACCGCCGTGGACCTGGCGCTGGAGCGCGACTACGATCTGATTCTGCTCGACGTGCTGTTGCCGCAGCTCAGCGGCATGGAGGTCTTGCGGCGTGTCCGCAAGCACAAGGATGTGCCGGTGATTATGGTCACCGCGCGCGATGCCGTGATGGACAAAGTGGCCGGGCTCGATGCCGGTGCCGACGATTACCTGACCAAGCCATTTGCGATTGAGGAGCTGTTCGCACGGATCCGCGTGGCGCTGAAGCGCTCGGAGGCCGTGCGGGCGGCTTCGGGCGTTGGCGGCATCGGGACGGGCGCGGCGAGCGACGCGGGCGGGAGCGCCACTGCGATGCCGCCGGTCAGCGACTCGACCCAGGCTTCCGCCACGCCCTCCCACGCCGCGCTTACCGTTAACTCGGTTGCGCTCGACCCCGACCGCCGCGAAGTCACGGTCGGCGGCTCGCCCATCGCGCTCACGGCCCGCGAGTTCGATGTCCTCGCCCTGCTTATGACGCATGCCGAAACCGTGCTCACGCGCGAGCGCATCGCGCACGAGGCGCTGGGCTACGACTACGTAGGCGACACCAACAACGTCGACGTGCACATCGCGCACCTGCGCGCCAAGATCGAGGACGCCGGCGGCGCCCGCATCATCCAAACCGTGCGCGGGGTGGGCTATGTCTGCCGCGCGTAA
- the purH gene encoding bifunctional phosphoribosylaminoimidazolecarboxamide formyltransferase/IMP cyclohydrolase — translation MGSDVKIARALISVTDKTGVVDFARTLVDDFGVEIISTGGTARAIEDAGVPVTPIEEFTGYPEMMDGRVKTLHPKVHGALLARRDSEQHMQEAAQHGIKLIDLVVVNLYEFEKTVANPEVTFADAIEHIDIGGPSMLRSAAKNAASVTVISDPADYDAVLAEMHETGGCTTLSTRRRLQVKVYQTTAAYDTAISRWLAAQASDVADTSAKLEISLEKVDDLRYGENPQQKATVYRFAEGCENTASSQFPLVGSEQIQGKPLSYNNYLDADAAWNLVREFDEPACVILKHQNPCGSAVAEDITAAYDRAFACDPKSAFGGIIACNREVPFELVEHFADQNKQFVEVIIAPSYTAEALERMAKRPNLRVLATGGVDHGAQVELRSIDGGMLVQEVDHVTEDPATFTFPTDRKPTDAEMAELEFAWKVCKGVKSNAILVSKGKAGIGMGPGQPNRVDSALLACERAEDFCEREGVEKGGFACASDAFFPFRDNVDVLAAHGVTCIIQPGGSKRDDESIQACNEHGIAMVFTGARHFRH, via the coding sequence ATGGGATCTGATGTGAAGATCGCACGCGCGTTGATCTCGGTTACCGATAAAACGGGTGTCGTCGATTTCGCACGGACGCTGGTCGATGACTTTGGCGTCGAGATCATCTCTACGGGCGGCACGGCTCGTGCCATCGAGGACGCGGGCGTTCCCGTAACCCCCATCGAGGAGTTCACGGGCTATCCCGAGATGATGGACGGCCGCGTTAAGACCCTGCACCCCAAGGTTCACGGCGCGCTGCTGGCCCGCCGCGATTCCGAGCAGCACATGCAGGAGGCCGCTCAGCACGGCATTAAGCTGATCGATCTGGTCGTCGTCAACCTGTACGAGTTCGAGAAGACCGTCGCCAACCCCGAGGTCACCTTCGCGGATGCCATCGAGCACATTGACATCGGTGGCCCCTCCATGCTGCGCTCTGCCGCTAAGAACGCCGCGAGCGTTACCGTCATCTCCGACCCGGCCGACTACGATGCCGTCCTGGCCGAGATGCACGAGACCGGTGGCTGCACCACGCTTTCCACCCGTCGTCGCCTGCAGGTGAAGGTCTACCAGACCACCGCCGCCTACGACACGGCTATCTCCCGTTGGCTTGCCGCCCAAGCAAGCGATGTGGCGGACACCTCTGCCAAGCTCGAGATCTCGCTGGAGAAGGTCGACGACCTGCGCTATGGCGAGAACCCGCAGCAAAAGGCCACGGTCTATCGCTTTGCCGAGGGCTGCGAGAACACCGCGAGCTCGCAGTTCCCGCTCGTTGGCTCGGAGCAGATCCAGGGCAAGCCGCTCAGCTACAACAACTATCTGGATGCCGACGCTGCCTGGAACCTGGTCCGCGAGTTCGACGAGCCGGCCTGCGTGATCCTCAAGCATCAGAACCCCTGCGGTTCCGCCGTTGCCGAGGACATCACGGCCGCCTACGACCGCGCTTTCGCCTGCGATCCCAAGAGCGCCTTCGGCGGCATCATCGCCTGCAACCGCGAGGTTCCCTTTGAGTTGGTTGAGCACTTCGCCGACCAGAACAAGCAGTTCGTCGAGGTCATCATCGCCCCGAGCTATACCGCCGAGGCGCTCGAGCGCATGGCCAAGCGCCCCAACCTGCGCGTGCTGGCTACCGGCGGCGTGGACCACGGTGCCCAAGTGGAGCTGCGCTCCATCGACGGCGGCATGCTGGTGCAGGAGGTCGACCACGTGACCGAGGATCCCGCGACCTTCACGTTCCCCACCGACCGCAAGCCCACCGACGCTGAGATGGCCGAGCTCGAGTTTGCCTGGAAGGTCTGCAAGGGCGTTAAGTCCAACGCCATCTTGGTCTCCAAGGGTAAGGCCGGCATTGGCATGGGCCCGGGTCAGCCTAACCGCGTTGACTCTGCACTGCTGGCCTGCGAGCGTGCCGAGGACTTCTGCGAGCGCGAGGGCGTGGAGAAGGGCGGCTTTGCCTGCGCAAGCGACGCGTTCTTCCCGTTCCGCGACAACGTTGACGTGCTTGCCGCGCACGGCGTGACCTGCATCATCCAGCCCGGCGGCTCCAAGCGTGACGACGAGAGCATCCAGGCCTGCAACGAGCATGGCATTGCGATGGTCTTCACAGGTGCCAGGCATTTTAGGCACTAG
- a CDS encoding PucR family transcriptional regulator, translating to MLYTISDFSREYEGSVRLIAGSDGVSRAVSGVGILDYELMPGLKNKYQRVNFSSDEIVLSTFLYAKDDPYLITEAVKYLVAKGTSGLIIKNVLHIPIPDQAIRYANARHYPVFLTTDDSLFFDSVIYEVKRHIEQLASIDFAQREIDALRTDVSPESICRRIRGLNPSFLDEAVALFASFAEPLDPRTFLQIERLCAKSALAGCHNMLAPYDGGLLFVATSDSEQALDVDRIVQAFTELIEASGIDGGAGGLGISDILFGDEAVAQAISQAIYAQRLSCQRAEGPVRYTQLGILRTVMPFAETPEMRSFSEAILSPIREHDSEHGSELESTLAAFIENDRRIERTAKQTSQHPNTIRYRLDKVTALTGLSYKCAPEMEQLSLAYAIERARSLQ from the coding sequence ATGCTATACACCATCTCGGACTTCTCGCGGGAATATGAGGGGTCGGTCCGTCTGATCGCCGGCAGCGATGGCGTCTCGCGTGCAGTCTCCGGCGTCGGGATCCTCGATTATGAACTCATGCCCGGCCTCAAGAACAAGTACCAGCGCGTCAACTTCAGCTCAGACGAAATCGTCCTCAGCACTTTCCTCTATGCAAAGGACGACCCGTACCTCATCACTGAAGCCGTGAAATACCTCGTCGCCAAGGGAACGAGCGGTCTCATCATCAAAAACGTCCTGCACATCCCGATTCCCGACCAAGCTATCCGCTACGCCAACGCGCGGCACTACCCGGTCTTTCTCACGACCGACGACTCACTGTTCTTTGACAGTGTCATCTATGAGGTCAAACGGCATATCGAGCAGCTCGCGTCCATCGACTTCGCACAGCGCGAGATCGATGCCCTGAGGACAGACGTATCGCCCGAGTCCATCTGCCGACGCATCCGAGGCCTCAACCCGTCATTTCTGGACGAAGCGGTCGCCCTGTTCGCATCGTTTGCAGAGCCCCTCGATCCGCGTACGTTTTTGCAAATCGAACGTCTCTGTGCAAAATCAGCCCTCGCCGGATGCCACAACATGCTGGCACCCTATGACGGAGGTTTGTTATTCGTAGCGACAAGTGACTCGGAGCAGGCGCTCGATGTGGATCGAATCGTGCAGGCGTTCACGGAGCTCATCGAGGCTAGCGGTATCGATGGCGGAGCGGGAGGGCTCGGCATCAGCGATATTCTGTTTGGAGACGAAGCGGTGGCGCAGGCGATCTCGCAGGCGATTTACGCACAGCGCCTATCTTGTCAACGAGCCGAGGGCCCCGTCCGCTATACGCAGCTCGGCATCCTGAGAACCGTGATGCCTTTTGCGGAAACCCCGGAGATGCGATCGTTTTCGGAGGCGATTCTCTCGCCGATACGCGAGCACGACAGTGAGCATGGCAGCGAACTGGAATCCACGCTCGCCGCATTCATCGAGAACGACCGACGTATCGAGCGAACCGCCAAGCAGACTAGCCAGCACCCAAACACAATTCGATATCGCCTCGATAAGGTGACAGCTCTCACCGGACTGAGCTACAAATGCGCCCCGGAGATGGAGCAGCTGTCGCTCGCCTACGCAATCGAACGCGCTCGCTCGCTTCAGTAA
- a CDS encoding ornithine cyclodeaminase family protein produces MGQMVVLSAEEVSKVLTIEDAIAAVEEAYRQKATGKGVAWPMVYEQFEPGVADMDIRSGELAGSGLFGLKLTAWFSQNPKKGLPEIFGTTLLCDNATGEPLALLNASAVTGLRTGAAAALGAKWLARADASKLLVAGAGHMSTYMVAGVLAACPKVGEVKVWEPVSDAAPEARVERMRDEVAHILGACEHAREASTYSIEATADGQGAAAEADIIVTITPATKPIIPDAWVRPGTHISCVGADMPGKQELASALVVRAAVYVDDREQSVASGELEIPVAEGAITPEDIKAELGEVIAGTATGRLDDEQVTVFDTSGIAVQDLSASKIAYDRAVEAGLGTAVEL; encoded by the coding sequence ATGGGGCAGATGGTGGTGCTTTCGGCCGAGGAAGTTTCCAAGGTGCTGACGATTGAGGATGCAATCGCTGCCGTGGAGGAGGCATATCGCCAGAAGGCAACGGGCAAGGGTGTTGCGTGGCCGATGGTATATGAGCAGTTCGAACCCGGTGTGGCCGATATGGATATCCGCTCGGGCGAGTTGGCGGGAAGCGGCCTTTTCGGTCTCAAACTCACTGCTTGGTTCTCTCAGAATCCCAAAAAGGGGCTGCCCGAGATCTTTGGCACCACGCTGCTGTGCGACAACGCGACGGGAGAGCCGTTAGCGCTGCTTAATGCCTCCGCCGTCACTGGGCTTCGCACCGGTGCCGCCGCTGCGCTCGGTGCCAAGTGGCTGGCTCGGGCGGATGCGTCCAAACTGCTTGTTGCGGGTGCCGGCCACATGAGCACCTATATGGTGGCGGGCGTGCTCGCCGCCTGCCCCAAAGTGGGCGAAGTCAAGGTGTGGGAGCCGGTTTCCGACGCCGCGCCCGAGGCCCGCGTCGAGCGCATGCGAGACGAGGTCGCCCATATCTTGGGCGCCTGTGAGCATGCTCGCGAGGCATCCACCTATTCCATCGAGGCGACGGCCGACGGCCAAGGCGCCGCGGCAGAGGCCGACATCATCGTGACGATCACGCCGGCGACCAAGCCCATCATCCCCGATGCATGGGTGCGTCCCGGTACGCATATCTCCTGCGTCGGTGCCGACATGCCCGGCAAGCAGGAGCTCGCCTCGGCGCTTGTCGTCCGTGCCGCTGTTTACGTCGACGACCGCGAGCAATCGGTCGCGTCCGGTGAGCTGGAGATTCCGGTTGCCGAGGGTGCCATCACGCCCGAGGACATCAAAGCGGAACTCGGTGAAGTCATCGCCGGAACGGCTACGGGGCGTTTGGATGACGAACAGGTGACAGTGTTCGATACGTCGGGCATCGCCGTTCAGGACCTTTCGGCATCGAAAATTGCCTACGACCGCGCCGTCGAGGCGGGGCTGGGCACCGCGGTGGAACTGTAA
- a CDS encoding GNAT family N-acetyltransferase, with amino-acid sequence MVSRVLYRPFDTEDFDAIALILQQLWHNNSDNDEYNRLEAACDLAYCLSSSTFSQVAVIDGQARGISLARAGQSSGATVKEHWMDTERALLSQMRELEPDACAEYLSFVRATIRTNNRLLESSPLPHDNEVTLLAVDRDVHGLGVGSVLLDAAVSYLSSRGATRAHLYTDSNCSWKFYELHGFKRTATHRANREERRHDMPRESFLYELDLTA; translated from the coding sequence ATGGTCTCGCGGGTTCTCTACCGACCGTTTGATACCGAAGACTTCGACGCCATCGCGCTGATTCTGCAGCAGCTTTGGCATAATAATTCGGATAACGATGAGTACAACCGCCTCGAGGCCGCGTGCGACCTCGCCTATTGCCTTTCGTCCTCGACGTTTTCGCAGGTTGCCGTAATCGACGGTCAGGCGCGTGGCATTTCGCTCGCGCGTGCGGGACAGAGCTCCGGCGCCACCGTTAAGGAACATTGGATGGATACCGAACGCGCGCTGCTATCGCAGATGCGTGAACTGGAGCCCGATGCCTGCGCCGAGTATCTCTCGTTTGTGCGCGCAACCATCCGAACCAACAACCGCCTGCTCGAAAGCAGCCCGTTGCCCCACGACAACGAGGTCACGCTGCTTGCCGTGGATCGCGACGTCCATGGCCTGGGTGTAGGCTCAGTGTTGCTCGATGCCGCGGTCTCGTACCTGTCCTCGCGCGGGGCGACAAGGGCGCACTTGTACACCGACTCTAACTGCTCGTGGAAGTTCTACGAGCTGCACGGCTTTAAGCGCACGGCCACGCACCGCGCCAACCGCGAAGAGCGTCGTCACGACATGCCGCGCGAAAGCTTTCTCTACGAACTCGACCTAACAGCCTAG
- a CDS encoding metallophosphoesterase: MTVYVTGDIHGGLDMQKLRDWDLGESLTSDDYLIIAGDFGFPWDFSAEECADIAWLESRPYTVLFVDGNHERFDHWAERPMELWHGGLTQRLSDTSPIRRLTRGEVFELDGSTVFTMGGATSVDKEYRIPYSSWWPQELPDERNFEEARTKLDSVGWKVDYVITHTCSTRMLSPTLYPAPGWNCPAVDRLTAFFDELEDRLDYKRWYYGHFHRDANPAERHTVLYDCIVRLGDELQSWDVA; encoded by the coding sequence ATGACGGTCTATGTGACGGGCGATATTCACGGCGGCCTCGACATGCAAAAGCTGCGCGATTGGGATCTTGGGGAAAGCCTGACGAGCGACGACTATCTCATCATTGCCGGCGACTTTGGCTTTCCGTGGGATTTCTCTGCCGAGGAGTGCGCCGACATCGCTTGGCTGGAGTCGCGCCCCTATACCGTGCTGTTCGTCGACGGCAACCACGAACGTTTCGACCACTGGGCGGAGCGACCCATGGAGTTGTGGCACGGCGGACTGACACAGCGTTTGTCGGACACCTCGCCCATACGGCGCCTGACGCGCGGCGAGGTTTTTGAGCTCGACGGCTCAACGGTCTTTACCATGGGCGGCGCCACGAGCGTGGACAAGGAATACCGCATTCCGTATTCCAGCTGGTGGCCGCAGGAGCTGCCGGACGAGCGCAACTTTGAGGAGGCGCGGACAAAGCTCGACAGCGTGGGCTGGAAGGTCGACTACGTGATCACCCACACCTGCTCTACGCGCATGCTTTCGCCCACGCTTTATCCGGCGCCCGGCTGGAATTGCCCCGCCGTTGATCGGCTTACGGCGTTTTTCGATGAGCTGGAAGATCGCTTGGACTACAAGCGCTGGTACTACGGGCATTTTCATCGTGATGCCAACCCGGCCGAGCGCCATACCGTGCTCTACGACTGCATCGTTCGCCTGGGCGACGAACTCCAGTCCTGGGATGTTGCGTAG
- a CDS encoding DUF4342 domain-containing protein: MDDLEKVETIRTKCSVSYTDAKAALDAADGNVLDAIIWLESQGKTQTTSAHAATESAPVDEPSAEMVAAQAAYEKSSEKTDFSKKMDSVWEYLKKLFRLSLDTKFIATRRDAIILNIPILIPIVALFAWGATIWLMLIGLFFGMRYRIDSDGDVPGSINNLMDSAANAADDIKQNLNDDK, from the coding sequence ATGGACGACCTCGAAAAAGTTGAAACCATCCGCACCAAGTGCAGCGTGAGCTACACCGATGCCAAGGCCGCGCTCGACGCCGCCGACGGCAACGTTCTGGATGCCATCATTTGGCTCGAGTCGCAGGGCAAGACCCAGACCACGTCGGCGCATGCCGCCACCGAGTCCGCGCCAGTCGATGAGCCCTCTGCCGAGATGGTCGCCGCGCAGGCAGCCTACGAAAAGTCGAGCGAAAAGACCGACTTCTCCAAGAAGATGGACAGCGTGTGGGAGTACCTCAAAAAGCTCTTCCGCCTGAGTCTGGACACCAAGTTTATCGCCACGCGCCGCGATGCGATCATCCTCAACATCCCCATCCTGATCCCCATCGTCGCGCTGTTTGCCTGGGGCGCCACGATATGGCTGATGCTGATTGGCCTGTTCTTTGGCATGCGCTACCGCATCGACAGCGACGGCGACGTGCCCGGCAGCATCAACAACCTGATGGATAGCGCTGCCAACGCCGCAGACGACATCAAGCAAAATCTCAACGACGACAAGTAA